One Streptomyces sp. ML-6 DNA segment encodes these proteins:
- a CDS encoding CU044_5270 family protein, with protein MTNDILHRLAAARPAHLDPDRPTPSPVREEELTTVTARPRATRTARATARPRRAGRPLLPGLALAAATAVVAVVIADTAPEKTGPAPSATPGSGSRVLLAAASHVEQQPVGSGTYWYVEEHLASLREIPGKNYTVAVRTEQRYWTAAAKNKQWSQLVDLGARPATKADEAVWKADGSPTSWNLKGETFTYAGKGEIQHDAPGGIADTVSMGDLPLRVLATLPTDEKALRKRLFALVDKDYNAPENILDRIVVDTAVQLATTLPSTPALRAAAYRLLAAEPGVRSLGDVKDHTGRPGYAVALPSPHGPVEIRLIFDKFTGMPLGTETATTRDGKGTSRGELQGYTTITSMKWTKEAPPFDTDTEDPGPMTPPDEEPDAEPAR; from the coding sequence GTGACGAACGACATCCTGCACCGCCTGGCAGCCGCCCGCCCCGCCCACCTCGATCCCGACCGCCCCACCCCGTCGCCGGTTCGGGAAGAGGAGCTCACCACGGTCACGGCCCGCCCGCGGGCGACGCGCACGGCCCGCGCCACCGCCCGGCCGCGGCGGGCGGGCCGCCCTCTCCTCCCCGGTCTCGCCCTGGCCGCGGCGACGGCAGTGGTGGCTGTGGTGATCGCCGACACCGCACCGGAGAAGACAGGGCCTGCGCCCTCCGCAACGCCGGGCTCCGGCAGCCGGGTCCTTCTCGCCGCCGCTTCCCACGTCGAGCAGCAGCCAGTCGGCTCCGGCACGTACTGGTACGTGGAGGAACACCTCGCTTCTCTCCGCGAGATCCCCGGCAAGAACTACACCGTCGCCGTCCGCACCGAGCAGCGGTACTGGACGGCCGCCGCCAAGAACAAGCAGTGGTCGCAGCTCGTGGACCTGGGGGCCCGCCCGGCCACGAAGGCCGACGAGGCGGTGTGGAAGGCGGACGGTTCCCCCACCTCGTGGAACCTGAAGGGTGAGACCTTCACCTACGCCGGCAAGGGCGAGATCCAGCACGACGCCCCCGGCGGAATCGCGGACACCGTCTCGATGGGCGATCTCCCCCTCCGTGTCCTGGCCACGCTCCCCACCGACGAAAAAGCCCTCCGAAAGCGCCTTTTCGCCCTGGTCGACAAGGACTACAACGCCCCCGAGAACATCCTCGACCGGATCGTCGTCGACACAGCCGTCCAACTCGCCACGACCCTCCCGTCCACCCCGGCCCTGCGCGCCGCCGCCTACCGCCTCCTCGCCGCCGAACCCGGCGTGCGCTCCCTCGGCGACGTCAAGGACCACACCGGCCGCCCCGGCTACGCCGTCGCCCTCCCCAGCCCCCACGGGCCCGTCGAAATCCGCCTGATCTTCGACAAGTTCACCGGCATGCCCCTCGGCACCGAAACGGCCACCACCCGGGACGGCAAGGGCACGAGCAGGGGCGAGTTGCAGGGATACACGACGATCACCTCGATGAAGTGGACCAAGGAGGCACCGCCGTTCGACACCGACACCGAGGACCCGGGCCCGATGACCCCTCCGGACGAGGAGCCGGACGCCGAACCGGCCCGCTGA
- a CDS encoding sigma-70 family RNA polymerase sigma factor: MPDYDADRFTAIYDGCRQRVWAYVVSRAGRQVADEVVNETFIVAWRKLDDVPEPPLPWLLRVARNILRDSIRAEARRASFTAELCSWAEAAEGDIAEEVSERSALLKALATLPEDDRELLILSAWQGLTPAQAAVVVGCSPIALRVRLHRARKRLTQAASACPPVEEAAAVRHVSTRARITLGKEAR, from the coding sequence GTGCCCGACTATGACGCGGATCGTTTCACCGCCATCTATGACGGCTGTCGGCAACGCGTGTGGGCCTACGTGGTCAGCCGTGCGGGACGGCAGGTCGCCGACGAAGTGGTGAACGAGACGTTCATCGTGGCCTGGCGCAAGCTGGACGACGTCCCCGAACCGCCGCTGCCATGGCTGCTCAGAGTCGCCCGCAACATCCTGCGGGACAGCATCCGGGCGGAGGCCAGGCGCGCTTCGTTCACCGCCGAACTGTGCTCCTGGGCGGAAGCCGCCGAGGGGGACATCGCCGAGGAGGTATCCGAGCGAAGCGCGCTGCTCAAAGCGCTGGCCACGCTGCCGGAGGACGATCGGGAACTGCTGATCCTCTCCGCATGGCAGGGTCTGACCCCCGCGCAGGCGGCCGTGGTGGTCGGCTGCTCGCCCATCGCCCTGCGGGTCCGTCTGCACCGGGCGCGCAAGCGGCTCACCCAGGCCGCTTCCGCCTGCCCGCCCGTGGAGGAGGCCGCAGCCGTGCGGCATGTGTCCACCCGAGCCCGGATCACCCTAGGAAAGGAAGCCCGGTGA
- a CDS encoding alpha/beta hydrolase, with the protein MKTQGLVSMTDEAQVRWTALGDTTGQPPVVMLHGGPGLPDYLGDVAAMVADLAPVYRYDQRGTGRSPWQGHHSLARHVDDLAELLDAWEVPRAVLIGHSYGTDLASRFCLAHRDRVAAMLLMCGPFVGDWRSGYQAECDRRMSAAQQERLRALEELPDRTEEQEVELLTLAWFTDHADPERGWHWAAQGARRRRPVNWTMNGELGKERRADPLDEHLTELRACLPARTELLGGVDDPRPVSALESLALRLDLPLTLIEGAGHEPWLEQPDTVRAHLRRFVQGAVGA; encoded by the coding sequence ATGAAGACGCAGGGCCTCGTGTCGATGACGGATGAGGCGCAGGTGCGCTGGACAGCGCTGGGAGACACCACCGGGCAGCCGCCTGTAGTCATGCTCCATGGTGGTCCGGGTCTGCCGGACTACCTGGGCGATGTCGCCGCCATGGTCGCGGACCTCGCGCCCGTGTACCGGTACGACCAGCGTGGCACGGGCCGGTCGCCATGGCAGGGGCACCATTCCCTCGCTCGGCATGTCGACGATCTCGCCGAGCTGCTCGACGCATGGGAGGTGCCCAGGGCCGTGCTGATCGGGCATTCCTATGGCACCGATCTGGCGAGCAGGTTCTGCCTGGCGCACCGTGACCGGGTTGCCGCGATGCTGCTGATGTGCGGGCCGTTCGTCGGTGATTGGCGCTCCGGATACCAGGCGGAGTGCGATCGCCGTATGTCCGCAGCACAGCAGGAACGACTTCGCGCTTTGGAGGAGTTGCCGGACCGCACGGAGGAACAGGAAGTCGAGCTGCTCACACTGGCCTGGTTCACCGACCACGCCGATCCCGAACGCGGTTGGCACTGGGCCGCGCAGGGCGCCCGGCGGCGCCGCCCCGTCAACTGGACCATGAATGGTGAGCTCGGCAAGGAAAGGCGCGCGGACCCGCTCGATGAGCATCTGACCGAGCTGCGCGCGTGCCTGCCCGCGCGAACGGAGCTACTCGGTGGGGTCGACGATCCCCGTCCCGTATCGGCTCTCGAGTCACTTGCGCTCCGGCTCGATCTTCCGCTGACACTGATCGAGGGTGCTGGGCACGAGCCTTGGCTGGAGCAGCCTGACACCGTGCGTGCGCACCTTCGGCGATTCGTGCAAGGTGCGGTGGGCGCATAA